From the genome of Phytohabitans rumicis, one region includes:
- a CDS encoding dihydrofolate reductase family protein yields the protein MRLTLTEFVTLDGVCQGPGGPTEDPRDGFTQGGWLVPFFDEELGQFMSGVFDEVDAFVLGRRTYEIFAGSWPNFPDPDDPIASRLNTLPKYVASRTLTRADWNNSTVLGGDVVAEVAKLKEQPGRELQIHGSGALAQTLFDAGLIDTIRLIVFPVVLGTGLRLFAEGRTPAKFRLSAVRSTPAGVTVQTLDLAGAPEYGTVDF from the coding sequence ATGAGACTGACATTGACCGAATTTGTCACCCTCGACGGCGTCTGCCAGGGGCCGGGCGGCCCGACCGAGGACCCGCGCGACGGCTTCACCCAGGGCGGCTGGCTGGTCCCGTTCTTCGACGAGGAGCTGGGCCAGTTCATGAGCGGCGTGTTCGACGAGGTCGACGCGTTCGTGCTCGGCCGCCGCACGTACGAGATCTTCGCCGGGAGCTGGCCGAACTTTCCCGACCCGGACGACCCGATCGCCAGCCGCCTCAACACCCTGCCCAAGTACGTCGCCTCCCGCACCCTGACGCGGGCGGACTGGAACAACAGCACCGTCCTCGGCGGCGACGTGGTGGCGGAGGTCGCCAAGCTCAAGGAGCAGCCCGGTCGCGAGCTGCAGATCCACGGCAGCGGCGCGCTGGCGCAGACGCTGTTCGACGCGGGGCTCATCGACACGATCCGGCTCATCGTCTTCCCGGTGGTGCTCGGCACGGGCCTGCGCCTGTTCGCCGAGGGACGTACCCCGGCGAAGTTCCGCCTGTCCGCGGTGCGCAGCACCCCGGCCGGCGTCACGGTGCAGACCCTCGACCTGGCCGGCGCCCCGGAGTACGGCACGGTGGACTTCTGA
- a CDS encoding M50 family metallopeptidase — MSRVLFTMAFALAILVSVSLHEAGHLITAKRFGMRVTQYFVGYGPTIFSWRRGGTEYGLKAIPLGGFCKIVGMTPADDDVAPADQHRVMWRFPVWKRTVVMASGVTMQFLLAIVGLWFAAAFVGVPNLDYPQTQAELAAQPAAIVVGDCVTADAVRACAPTDPVSPAKSAGLRDGDVLTAVNGVPIATYADMLRVIRQTTPGPASVAYTRDGQPGTVRVDLSAVRRAPLDNPTGPVGTVAALGVGLHVSAPREVTFGPIGAFGATVEYSGWMAGQTYEAAKRIPSKVPALWRSITGAERDPDTPVSVVGVSLLGGEAASLGLWSTVLMIFIGLNVFMGFFNLLPLLPLDGGHIAIAWFERARSWVAARLGRPDPGRVDYLKMMPLTYAVILIGGAFTLLTVTADVVNPITIR; from the coding sequence ATGTCGAGGGTGCTGTTCACGATGGCCTTTGCGCTGGCCATTCTCGTCTCGGTGAGCCTGCACGAGGCCGGGCACCTGATCACGGCGAAGCGTTTCGGGATGCGTGTCACGCAGTACTTCGTCGGTTACGGGCCGACGATCTTCTCGTGGCGCCGGGGCGGGACCGAGTACGGCTTGAAGGCGATCCCGCTCGGGGGCTTCTGCAAGATCGTCGGGATGACGCCGGCGGACGACGACGTGGCCCCGGCGGACCAGCACCGGGTGATGTGGCGGTTTCCGGTGTGGAAGCGGACCGTCGTGATGGCCTCGGGTGTGACGATGCAGTTCCTGCTGGCGATCGTCGGCCTCTGGTTCGCGGCCGCGTTCGTCGGCGTGCCCAACCTCGACTATCCGCAGACCCAGGCCGAGCTCGCCGCCCAACCGGCCGCGATCGTGGTCGGCGACTGTGTCACGGCGGACGCGGTCCGGGCGTGCGCCCCCACCGACCCGGTGTCGCCGGCCAAGTCTGCCGGGCTGCGTGACGGCGACGTGCTCACCGCCGTCAACGGGGTGCCGATCGCGACGTACGCCGACATGCTCCGGGTGATCCGGCAGACCACGCCGGGGCCGGCGTCGGTGGCCTACACGCGTGACGGGCAGCCCGGCACGGTGCGGGTGGACCTGAGCGCGGTGCGGCGGGCGCCGCTGGACAACCCGACCGGTCCGGTCGGCACCGTGGCCGCCCTGGGCGTGGGCCTGCACGTCTCCGCTCCGCGGGAGGTCACCTTCGGGCCGATCGGTGCCTTCGGGGCGACCGTGGAGTACTCGGGCTGGATGGCCGGGCAGACCTACGAGGCGGCCAAGCGGATCCCGTCGAAGGTGCCGGCGCTGTGGCGCTCCATCACCGGCGCCGAGCGCGACCCGGACACCCCGGTCAGCGTGGTGGGTGTCAGCCTGCTCGGCGGCGAGGCGGCGTCGCTGGGCCTCTGGTCCACGGTGTTGATGATCTTCATTGGGCTGAACGTGTTCATGGGCTTCTTCAACCTGCTGCCGCTGCTGCCGCTCGACGGTGGTCACATCGCCATCGCCTGGTTCGAGCGGGCACGTTCCTGGGTCGCGGCCCGGCTGGGCAGGCCGGATCCGGGCCGGGTGGACTACCTGAAGATGATGCCGCTGACGTACGCGGTCATCCTGATCGGCGGAGCCTTCACGCTCCTGACGGTGACCGCCGACGTCGTCAACCCCATCACCATCAGGTGA
- a CDS encoding (2,3-dihydroxybenzoyl)adenylate synthase: MATPIADGTVPWPDADAARYVAAGYWTGAPLGDLLRAAADRTPRALALVDGDVSLSYAELLDRIDAAAGRLLDLGLVAGDRILVQLANGWEFVVLTGACLRSGIVPVMALPGHRRTELAYLARHAEAAAIAVPDRLRDFDHQALAHELAGEVTGPWHVLVAGDFVAPGSVDLRALCTPGASPTPALPPPHSRDVAVFLLSGGTTGLPKLIARTHDDYAYNARASAAVSGVDAGTVYLVSLPAGHNFPLACPGILGTLLAGGTVVMLPSPEPARAFATIAARGVTHTAVVPAVAGRWLEHAETHGAAELASLRVLQVGGARLADELARRVRPVLGARLQQVFGMAEGLLNYTRLDDPEDVICTTQGRPMCPDDEVRLVDEADRDVPEGAPGSLLTRGPYTPRGYYRAAEQNARAFTADGWYRSGDICRRTPEGNLVVEGRDKDMINRGGEKISAEEVENLIYQLPGISQVAAVAMPDRELGERVCVYVVPQPGHTPRLDAIRLGMEAMGIARFKLPERLVLVDELATTKVGKVDKKALRADIAARLVT; this comes from the coding sequence ATGGCCACACCGATTGCTGACGGCACCGTCCCCTGGCCGGACGCGGACGCCGCCCGATACGTCGCGGCCGGCTACTGGACCGGTGCGCCGCTGGGCGACCTGCTACGCGCCGCCGCGGACCGTACGCCCCGGGCCCTGGCCCTGGTCGACGGCGACGTGAGCCTGAGCTACGCCGAGCTGCTCGACCGGATCGACGCCGCCGCCGGCCGCCTGCTCGACCTGGGCCTTGTCGCCGGCGACCGCATCCTGGTCCAGCTGGCGAACGGGTGGGAGTTCGTCGTGCTCACCGGCGCCTGCCTGCGGTCCGGCATCGTGCCGGTGATGGCACTGCCCGGGCACCGCCGCACCGAGCTCGCCTACCTGGCCCGGCACGCCGAGGCCGCCGCGATCGCCGTACCGGACCGGCTGCGGGACTTCGACCACCAGGCGCTCGCGCACGAGCTGGCCGGCGAGGTGACGGGCCCCTGGCATGTGCTGGTGGCCGGTGACTTCGTCGCGCCGGGCAGCGTGGACCTGCGCGCGCTGTGCACCCCGGGCGCCTCGCCGACACCGGCCCTTCCGCCTCCGCACAGCCGCGACGTCGCCGTCTTCCTGCTCTCCGGCGGCACCACCGGACTGCCCAAGCTGATCGCCCGTACGCACGACGACTACGCGTACAACGCGCGGGCCAGCGCCGCGGTCAGCGGGGTCGACGCCGGCACCGTATACCTGGTGAGCCTGCCGGCCGGGCACAACTTCCCACTGGCCTGCCCGGGGATCCTGGGCACCCTGTTGGCCGGCGGCACCGTCGTCATGCTCCCCTCCCCCGAGCCGGCCCGGGCGTTCGCCACGATCGCCGCGCGGGGTGTCACGCACACCGCGGTGGTGCCCGCCGTCGCCGGCCGCTGGCTGGAGCACGCCGAGACGCACGGCGCCGCCGAGCTGGCGTCGCTGCGGGTGCTGCAGGTGGGCGGGGCACGCCTCGCCGACGAGCTGGCCCGCCGGGTCCGGCCGGTCCTCGGCGCGCGCCTGCAGCAGGTCTTCGGGATGGCCGAGGGCCTGCTCAACTACACCCGGCTGGACGACCCCGAGGACGTCATCTGCACCACCCAGGGCCGCCCGATGTGCCCCGACGACGAGGTACGCCTGGTCGACGAGGCCGACCGGGACGTGCCCGAGGGCGCGCCCGGCTCGCTGCTGACCCGGGGGCCGTACACGCCGCGCGGCTACTACCGCGCCGCCGAGCAGAACGCCCGCGCGTTCACCGCCGACGGCTGGTACCGCAGCGGCGACATCTGCCGGCGTACCCCGGAGGGCAATCTCGTGGTCGAAGGGCGCGACAAGGACATGATCAACCGGGGCGGCGAGAAGATCTCCGCCGAGGAGGTGGAGAACCTCATCTACCAGCTGCCCGGGATCAGCCAGGTCGCCGCCGTCGCCATGCCCGACCGGGAGCTGGGCGAGCGGGTCTGCGTCTACGTCGTACCGCAGCCGGGGCACACGCCGCGGCTCGACGCGATCCGGCTCGGCATGGAGGCGATGGGGATCGCGCGGTTCAAGCTGCCCGAGCGCCTCGTGCTCGTCGACGAGCTGGCCACCACCAAGGTCGGCAAGGTGGACAAGAAGGCGCTGCGTGCCGACATCGCGGCCCGGCTCGTCACCTGA
- a CDS encoding FtsX-like permease family protein: MVVVGWVLAFLPILAPGGMGGNSHLAGVLPDHTVIVTLAADSDADGAATALRALPGVAATAAIRSVTLRPPGVAATPDSTGVDRGVTAVVADCTQLAAVVGALPGCRPDTVYRLPSSTFDAETLAAAGRLQPAAETEERSDPAAPIVRVPNTVDTVDLPGGLTQDVSYGFTIWGDLLVPPALLPGYDAPGRWFPTLLVSTDGRPGTVEAVRTTLGPVAMVLPPTTPAEAVDLARSESDGYRQAALIAALAVILTGGLSLAVTTADAVRERQRAHAALTAMGTPARLLRRSLLLHTALPLLLNVGLALLVTAATSWLYLRVTTDPAATGIHLPWPGYAAIAGTALTACLLATVAALPFVRAATRPDALRTE, translated from the coding sequence GTGGTCGTGGTCGGGTGGGTGCTCGCGTTCCTGCCGATCCTGGCGCCGGGCGGCATGGGCGGCAACAGCCACCTGGCCGGCGTCCTGCCGGACCACACGGTCATCGTGACGCTCGCCGCCGACTCCGATGCGGACGGCGCGGCCACGGCCCTGCGCGCGCTGCCCGGAGTCGCCGCGACCGCCGCGATCCGCTCGGTCACGCTGCGCCCGCCCGGCGTCGCGGCCACGCCCGACAGCACCGGCGTCGACCGGGGCGTGACGGCGGTCGTGGCCGACTGCACCCAACTCGCCGCCGTGGTGGGCGCCCTGCCCGGCTGCCGTCCGGACACCGTCTACCGGCTACCGTCCAGCACCTTCGACGCCGAGACCCTCGCCGCCGCCGGCCGGCTGCAACCGGCCGCCGAGACCGAGGAACGGTCCGACCCGGCGGCGCCGATCGTCCGCGTACCCAACACCGTGGACACCGTGGACCTGCCCGGCGGCCTGACGCAGGACGTCTCGTACGGCTTCACCATCTGGGGCGACCTGCTCGTGCCGCCCGCGCTGCTGCCCGGGTACGACGCGCCGGGCCGCTGGTTCCCGACGCTGCTGGTCAGCACCGACGGCCGGCCCGGCACGGTCGAGGCCGTCCGCACCACCCTCGGCCCGGTCGCGATGGTCCTGCCGCCGACCACGCCGGCGGAGGCGGTGGACCTGGCCCGCTCCGAATCGGACGGCTACCGGCAGGCGGCACTGATCGCCGCGCTCGCCGTCATCCTCACTGGTGGGCTGTCGCTCGCCGTCACCACCGCCGACGCGGTCCGCGAACGCCAGCGGGCGCACGCCGCGCTCACCGCCATGGGTACGCCGGCCCGACTGCTGCGCCGCAGCCTCCTGCTGCACACCGCGTTGCCGCTGCTGCTCAACGTCGGCCTCGCGCTCCTCGTCACGGCGGCCACCTCATGGCTGTACCTGCGGGTGACGACCGACCCGGCGGCCACCGGCATCCACCTGCCCTGGCCCGGCTACGCGGCCATCGCCGGCACCGCCCTGACCGCCTGCCTGCTCGCCACCGTCGCCGCGCTGCCCTTCGTCCGCGCCGCCACCCGCCCCGACGCCCTCCGCACCGAGTAA
- a CDS encoding S66 peptidase family protein, whose product MRPDLTVPRKLSAGDRVAVVSPSFAAPGMFPAIHERAMRRLRDDFGLEPVEYPTTRRLGAAPEDRAADLMAAFADPGVRAVLASIGGDDQLTVLPFLDPAVVTGDPKPFCGFSDNTNLLNWLWNQGVVSYHGGSTMMHLGRVGGPHPVSAASLRAALFGREDLALHEVDVFSEEELDWNEPASLDTPSPTAAAPGWSWHQPDRVVTAPTWGGNLEILHWNLAANRWIRPAGDYAGCVLLLETSEEMPPAAEVYRMLRNAGERGLLEQFPAIVVGTAKASSLERRTEPAERERYRADQRAAILRALDRYNASAMVVFDVDLGHTDPQWILPYGGLVTVDGPARRITAHF is encoded by the coding sequence GTGCGCCCTGACCTCACCGTGCCACGAAAGCTGTCCGCCGGCGATCGCGTCGCCGTCGTGTCGCCCTCGTTCGCCGCGCCGGGCATGTTCCCGGCCATCCACGAACGGGCGATGCGACGGCTGCGGGACGACTTCGGCCTGGAGCCGGTGGAGTACCCGACCACCCGCCGCCTGGGCGCCGCACCCGAGGATCGGGCGGCCGACCTGATGGCCGCGTTCGCCGACCCGGGCGTGCGTGCGGTCCTGGCGAGCATCGGCGGCGACGACCAGCTGACCGTCCTGCCGTTCCTGGACCCGGCGGTGGTGACCGGCGACCCGAAGCCCTTCTGCGGCTTCAGCGACAACACCAACCTGCTCAACTGGCTGTGGAACCAGGGCGTGGTCAGCTATCACGGCGGATCGACCATGATGCACCTCGGCCGGGTCGGCGGGCCGCACCCGGTGTCGGCGGCGTCGCTGCGGGCGGCCCTGTTCGGGCGGGAAGACCTGGCGCTGCACGAGGTCGACGTGTTCAGCGAGGAGGAGCTGGACTGGAACGAGCCGGCGTCGCTGGACACCCCGTCGCCGACAGCGGCGGCGCCCGGCTGGAGCTGGCACCAGCCGGACCGGGTGGTGACCGCGCCGACCTGGGGCGGCAACCTGGAGATCCTGCACTGGAACCTCGCCGCCAACCGGTGGATCCGCCCCGCCGGCGACTACGCCGGCTGCGTGTTGCTACTGGAGACCTCCGAGGAGATGCCGCCGGCCGCCGAGGTGTACCGGATGCTGCGCAACGCCGGCGAGCGCGGCCTGCTGGAGCAGTTTCCGGCGATCGTGGTCGGCACGGCCAAGGCCAGCAGCCTGGAACGCCGGACCGAGCCGGCCGAGCGGGAGCGGTACCGGGCCGACCAGCGCGCCGCGATCCTGCGCGCCCTGGACCGCTACAACGCGTCCGCGATGGTGGTGTTCGATGTGGACCTCGGCCACACCGATCCCCAGTGGATCCTGCCGTACGGAGGGCTGGTCACCGTCGACGGCCCGGCCCGCCGGATCACCGCCCACTTCTGA
- a CDS encoding FtsX-like permease family protein, producing the protein MIGLGLRLTFSANRVRLVMMVGGVAVAVALLMGMTGALPAAAERVAKTAGRGADVESLSGSEGVRTRLSVGLWRERQVRVLLVELVGPDVPPPPGLPRTPRAGEVYVSPALSRALAGEHGDELAPRLPGRVLGEVTRAGLVGPDELYAVAGVAAGELDGVGAREDYAPGFAKPARGLLASQGAFVDGTGMRSTRNPVEALPIILGLAAVGLITPLLVLVGTSTRLSAASRERRASAMRLVGATPRQLRRLGAVEGAAVGVLGALAGLAVFLLLRAPAAEIMPIRDGLYAGDLAPPLPVMLAVLLGVPVLTGAAGVLALRRAVSTPLTARRQAGRPAAGPLRLAPLALGLLALAGAYADRGALPTGAWHAKALLFAGARRAWSASRSARHRCPGWPGRCWPAGVPACPASSPGAGC; encoded by the coding sequence GTGATCGGGCTCGGGCTGCGGTTGACGTTCAGCGCCAACCGGGTGCGGCTGGTCATGATGGTCGGCGGGGTGGCCGTCGCGGTCGCGCTCCTGATGGGCATGACCGGCGCGCTGCCGGCCGCCGCGGAGCGCGTCGCCAAGACCGCCGGCCGGGGCGCCGACGTCGAGTCCCTGTCGGGGTCCGAGGGGGTGCGCACCCGCCTGTCGGTCGGGCTGTGGCGGGAGCGGCAGGTCCGCGTACTCCTGGTGGAGCTGGTGGGGCCGGACGTGCCGCCGCCGCCCGGCCTGCCGCGCACGCCGCGGGCCGGCGAGGTCTACGTCTCGCCCGCCCTGAGCCGGGCCCTGGCCGGCGAGCACGGCGACGAGCTGGCGCCCCGGCTGCCCGGCAGGGTGCTCGGCGAGGTGACGCGGGCCGGGCTGGTCGGCCCCGACGAGCTGTACGCGGTGGCCGGCGTCGCCGCGGGCGAGCTGGACGGGGTCGGCGCGCGGGAGGACTACGCGCCCGGGTTCGCCAAGCCGGCCAGGGGCCTGCTCGCGTCGCAGGGCGCGTTCGTCGACGGCACCGGCATGCGGAGCACCCGAAACCCGGTGGAGGCGCTGCCGATCATCCTGGGCCTGGCCGCGGTCGGCCTGATCACCCCGCTGCTGGTCCTGGTCGGCACCTCGACCCGACTCTCGGCCGCCAGCCGGGAGCGCCGTGCCAGCGCCATGCGCCTGGTCGGTGCCACGCCCCGCCAGCTGCGCCGGCTCGGTGCCGTCGAGGGCGCCGCGGTCGGCGTGCTCGGCGCCTTGGCCGGGCTCGCGGTATTCCTCCTCCTGCGAGCGCCGGCGGCCGAGATCATGCCGATCCGGGACGGCCTCTACGCCGGCGACCTCGCGCCACCCCTGCCGGTCATGCTCGCCGTCCTGCTCGGGGTGCCCGTCCTGACCGGCGCGGCCGGCGTGCTCGCACTGCGCCGCGCGGTGTCCACGCCGCTGACCGCGCGCCGCCAGGCCGGCCGGCCCGCGGCCGGCCCACTGCGGCTGGCGCCGCTCGCCCTCGGGCTGCTGGCGCTGGCCGGCGCGTACGCCGACCGGGGCGCCCTGCCGACCGGTGCCTGGCACGCGAAGGCGCTGCTCTTCGCCGGGGCGCGGCGTGCCTGGTCGGCATCGCGATCGGCGCGGCACCGCTGTCCCGGCTGGCCGGGGCGCTGCTGGCCCGCTGGGGTCCCGGCCTGTCCAGCCAGTTCGCCGGGCGCCGGCTGCTGA
- a CDS encoding M28 family peptidase: protein MVTRSLRRRLGATAAVAMLLGTFAVASPAQATSSKVNPDKLAKSVTLAGVLRHLVALQAFASLNGGTRASGSPGFDRSADYVATLMRLAGYRVTRQPFQFNFCEDTGSSFAQNSPTPTTYVDQVDYDVLDCSGDGTAAGLVVPVDLVLTTPNASSSGCEATDFTPAVNGNIALVQRGTCPFGQKAANAEAAGATGVIIMNQGNTTGPDRQDLFFGTLGNPVGIPAISVSYPMGVAFAGTANLNVTITTETIAEVRNTENVIAESRYGDPNEVVMSGAHLDSVPAGAGINDNGSGSAGILEVALQLRNVKTKNKLRFAWWGAEEANLVGSTFYINNLPAEEHAKIALYLNFDMIGSPNYTFGVYDGDDSAAEGAGPGPAGSAQIEAVFQAFFARRGEATAASDFTGRSDYGPFIATGIPAGGLFTGAEVHKTAADVALWGGVAGAQYDPCYHQKCDSLTPERDGADAALYRQLRREYRLFGNVNTFAIDTNADAVATAVATFANDTSTIPPRVVATTAARSAPAATTAHGLWLE from the coding sequence GTGGTGACTCGCTCGTTACGACGACGCCTCGGCGCGACCGCTGCCGTGGCGATGTTGCTGGGGACGTTCGCCGTCGCGTCACCCGCGCAGGCGACCTCCAGCAAGGTCAACCCTGACAAACTAGCCAAATCCGTCACGCTCGCGGGCGTCCTGCGGCACCTCGTGGCGCTTCAGGCGTTCGCCTCGCTCAACGGCGGCACCCGCGCGTCGGGCAGCCCCGGCTTCGACCGGAGCGCCGACTACGTGGCGACCCTGATGCGGCTCGCCGGCTACCGCGTCACCCGCCAACCGTTCCAGTTCAACTTCTGCGAGGACACCGGCTCGTCGTTCGCGCAGAACTCGCCCACCCCGACGACGTACGTCGACCAGGTCGACTACGACGTGCTGGACTGCTCCGGCGACGGCACGGCCGCCGGGCTGGTGGTCCCCGTCGACCTCGTGCTCACCACGCCGAACGCCAGCTCGTCGGGCTGCGAGGCGACCGACTTCACACCCGCGGTCAACGGCAACATCGCGCTGGTGCAGCGCGGCACCTGCCCGTTCGGGCAGAAGGCCGCGAACGCCGAGGCGGCTGGCGCGACCGGCGTTATCATCATGAACCAAGGCAATACGACCGGCCCGGACCGCCAGGACCTGTTCTTCGGCACCCTGGGCAACCCGGTCGGCATCCCGGCCATCTCGGTGTCGTACCCGATGGGTGTCGCGTTCGCCGGCACCGCGAACCTCAACGTGACGATCACGACCGAGACGATCGCCGAGGTCCGCAACACGGAGAACGTGATCGCCGAGTCCCGGTACGGCGACCCGAACGAGGTCGTGATGTCCGGTGCCCACCTCGACTCCGTGCCGGCCGGCGCGGGCATCAACGACAACGGATCCGGCAGCGCCGGCATCCTCGAGGTCGCGCTCCAACTGCGCAACGTCAAGACCAAGAACAAGCTCCGCTTCGCCTGGTGGGGCGCCGAGGAGGCCAACCTGGTCGGCTCGACGTTCTACATCAACAACCTGCCGGCGGAGGAGCACGCCAAGATCGCTCTCTACCTCAACTTCGACATGATCGGGTCGCCCAACTACACGTTCGGCGTGTACGACGGCGACGACTCGGCCGCCGAAGGCGCGGGTCCCGGGCCGGCCGGCTCGGCCCAGATCGAGGCCGTCTTCCAGGCGTTCTTCGCCAGGCGCGGTGAAGCCACCGCCGCGTCCGACTTCACCGGACGCTCCGACTACGGCCCGTTCATCGCGACCGGCATCCCGGCCGGCGGCCTGTTCACCGGCGCCGAGGTGCACAAGACCGCGGCGGACGTCGCGCTGTGGGGCGGTGTCGCGGGCGCGCAGTACGACCCGTGCTACCACCAGAAGTGCGACAGCCTGACGCCCGAACGGGACGGCGCCGACGCCGCCCTCTACCGGCAGCTCCGGCGGGAGTACCGGCTGTTCGGCAACGTCAACACGTTCGCGATCGACACGAACGCCGACGCCGTAGCGACGGCCGTCGCCACCTTCGCGAACGACACATCCACCATCCCGCCACGCGTCGTGGCAACGACAGCGGCCCGGTCAGCCCCCGCGGCGACCACCGCTCACGGCCTCTGGCTGGAGTAA
- a CDS encoding PLD nuclease N-terminal domain-containing protein: protein MIRLYGLLFLIDLILVVVALIDCLSTEEFAVRNLPKVAWVFIILLFPPIGPIVWFVAGRPQHQRAGRAGAWKPGSGFPEYERPRPVAPDDDPEFLRGKSRERRDDDELFRKWEADLRRREEDLRRQDGESEPS from the coding sequence GTGATTCGTCTCTACGGCCTGCTGTTCCTCATCGACCTGATCCTGGTCGTTGTCGCGCTGATCGACTGCCTGTCCACCGAGGAGTTCGCGGTACGGAACCTGCCGAAGGTGGCGTGGGTATTCATCATCCTGCTCTTCCCGCCCATCGGCCCGATCGTGTGGTTCGTCGCCGGGCGCCCGCAGCACCAGCGGGCCGGCCGGGCCGGCGCGTGGAAGCCCGGCAGCGGATTCCCCGAGTACGAGCGGCCGCGCCCGGTCGCCCCGGACGACGACCCCGAGTTCCTGCGCGGCAAGTCCCGCGAGCGGCGTGACGACGACGAACTCTTCCGCAAGTGGGAGGCCGACCTGCGCCGGCGCGAGGAAGACCTGCGCCGTCAGGACGGCGAGAGCGAACCGTCCTGA